The following proteins come from a genomic window of Acetivibrio cellulolyticus CD2:
- a CDS encoding LysM peptidoglycan-binding domain-containing protein, with product MDTLIKANNMKFPFNIYIGLQLAMPPGVNCYRVKHGDTLFSISKSFKVPLKVIIEANNIRPPYYIKQDDVIKIPPGVDYYIVQPGDTLWNIAQRYNTQVDVIRDANQISSPFLFTGEKLKIPYFLPLGSGKIVFTSLDNEKYSIRSFDFQVKEEKVLVSQFVNAGSIPYVSPDEKKLAFIGENNKVYIYNEETTELISLGQSTEYSTMNWSADSIKLVYVTPGNISIYNIQTKKITTIDQPDSSYPQWFPDGKELLFQSPDSSGIKQLYRIREDGSNKKQIGNNIWNFYNNVELSPDGSFILYTTPSASVSIIYTLEINTGKIHQVPSGPQGKDYYPKWSTDSTRIIYSSTNYRPGSFYSQINIAELQGRNYQTYAVSNCFSTPVSWLHDERIIYLSGCNTCLEENQANEMWLVDLRKPVPVPVVSGIKIIQLQVLS from the coding sequence TTGGATACGCTGATTAAAGCTAATAATATGAAATTCCCATTTAACATATATATTGGATTACAGCTGGCTATGCCGCCAGGCGTCAATTGCTACAGGGTTAAGCATGGTGACACTTTATTCAGTATTTCCAAGAGTTTTAAAGTTCCATTGAAAGTAATTATTGAAGCAAACAATATTCGACCTCCATATTACATAAAACAAGATGATGTGATTAAAATACCGCCGGGAGTCGACTACTATATTGTACAACCCGGAGATACCCTTTGGAATATAGCCCAGAGATATAATACCCAGGTGGATGTTATCCGTGACGCAAATCAAATTAGCTCACCATTTCTATTTACCGGGGAAAAACTCAAAATTCCTTATTTCCTACCATTAGGATCAGGAAAAATTGTATTTACTTCCCTTGATAATGAGAAATATAGTATTAGATCTTTTGACTTTCAGGTTAAAGAAGAGAAGGTACTTGTAAGCCAATTTGTAAATGCAGGATCAATACCATACGTATCACCAGATGAAAAAAAACTTGCATTTATTGGTGAGAACAACAAGGTTTATATTTATAACGAGGAGACAACAGAGCTTATATCGCTTGGTCAGAGCACAGAATACTCTACTATGAATTGGTCTGCCGACAGCATAAAGCTAGTTTATGTAACTCCTGGTAATATAAGTATATATAACATCCAAACCAAGAAGATTACTACAATAGATCAACCTGATTCCTCATACCCCCAATGGTTTCCTGATGGAAAAGAATTGCTTTTTCAATCCCCGGACAGCTCTGGGATAAAACAGTTATATAGGATTAGGGAAGATGGTTCAAATAAAAAGCAGATTGGCAATAATATCTGGAATTTTTATAATAATGTAGAATTAAGTCCAGATGGATCTTTTATCCTTTATACAACACCAAGCGCAAGTGTATCAATTATTTATACGCTTGAAATTAATACCGGAAAAATACACCAAGTACCGTCAGGTCCTCAAGGAAAAGATTATTATCCTAAATGGTCAACGGACTCTACCAGGATTATTTACAGTTCAACAAATTATAGACCAGGAAGTTTTTATTCTCAAATAAATATAGCAGAACTTCAAGGAAGAAACTATCAGACCTATGCAGTATCCAACTGTTTTTCCACACCAGTCAGCTGGCTACATGACGAAAGGATTATATACCTTTCAGGATGCAATACTTGTTTGGAGGAAAATCAAGCTAATGAGATGTGGCTGGTAGATCTGAGGAAACCTGTACCAGTGCCTGTAGTTAGCGGAATTAAAATAATACAGCTGCAAGTGTTATCATAA
- the nadA gene encoding quinolinate synthase NadA, translated as MKKDEMIKEILELKKKRNAVIVAHNYQVDDVQEVADVIGDSLALSKYCAGVDKDVIVFCGVHFMAESAKILSPDKTVLLPEIDAGCPMADMVTKEALIEEKKKHPNATVVCYINSSAEVKSECDICCTSSNAIDIVRAVKSKDILFVPDQNLGSYVSKMVPEKNIILWNGYCVTHHRVKSDEIDRVKELHPNAEILVHPECQPNIVDAADFAGSTKQIIDYAAKSPNKDFIIGTEMGVLFKLKKDNPDKNFYLLSQGLVCPNMKKTSLSSIYNALNEMKYEINLDENIRLKAKKSLDNMLELS; from the coding sequence ATGAAAAAAGATGAAATGATCAAAGAGATTTTGGAACTAAAGAAAAAAAGAAATGCTGTTATAGTTGCGCACAATTATCAGGTTGATGACGTACAGGAGGTAGCAGATGTCATTGGTGATTCACTTGCGTTGAGCAAATATTGCGCAGGTGTGGATAAAGACGTTATTGTGTTTTGTGGCGTGCATTTTATGGCGGAGAGTGCTAAAATACTTTCGCCAGATAAAACTGTATTGCTTCCGGAAATAGATGCCGGATGCCCAATGGCGGATATGGTTACTAAAGAAGCATTAATTGAAGAGAAGAAGAAGCATCCGAATGCAACAGTTGTATGTTACATTAACTCATCTGCAGAGGTTAAGTCTGAATGTGATATATGTTGTACTTCATCAAATGCTATAGATATAGTTAGAGCAGTTAAGAGTAAGGACATTCTATTTGTACCGGACCAGAACCTTGGGAGTTATGTATCTAAGATGGTACCGGAAAAGAATATTATATTATGGAATGGATACTGCGTTACACATCATAGGGTTAAAAGTGATGAAATAGACAGAGTTAAGGAGTTACATCCGAATGCTGAAATATTGGTACATCCCGAATGTCAGCCCAACATTGTAGATGCTGCAGATTTTGCAGGCAGTACAAAGCAGATAATTGATTATGCCGCTAAATCTCCCAATAAGGATTTTATTATAGGCACAGAGATGGGAGTATTATTTAAGCTGAAAAAGGACAATCCTGATAAGAATTTCTACTTATTGTCACAAGGACTGGTATGTCCGAATATGAAGAAAACTTCTCTATCCAGTATTTACAATGCCTTGAATGAAATGAAATATGAGATAAATCTGGATGAAAACATTAGACTGAAAGCAAAAAAATCTTTGGATAATATGCTGGAGTTAAGCTAA
- the nadC gene encoding carboxylating nicotinate-nucleotide diphosphorylase — protein MFALSDIDNIIINSIKEDMPSGDITTDNIIDENAKSDAKMIAKDSGVIAGLDIAKRVFELLDPDVKFEKLVKEGQWVNKGDVIVTIHGNTRALLKGERTALNLLQRLSGIATKTRGYAEKIKHLKAKVVDTRKTTPGLRIVEKYAVRVGGGTNHRFCLSDGVLIKDNHIKAAGGIKKAIELVRDKIPHTIKIEVETETIEEVLEAIDGRADIIMLDNMGLDIMKEAVKIINGKAIVEASGNVNLNSIVDIAETGVDIISVGSLTHSVNAFDISMKIS, from the coding sequence ATGTTTGCTTTATCGGATATAGATAATATTATTATAAATTCAATAAAAGAGGATATGCCGTCAGGAGATATTACTACCGACAATATTATTGATGAAAACGCAAAGTCTGACGCAAAAATGATAGCTAAGGATTCAGGTGTTATAGCCGGACTTGATATTGCAAAAAGAGTTTTTGAGTTGTTGGATCCAGATGTTAAATTTGAAAAGTTAGTAAAAGAAGGGCAATGGGTAAATAAAGGGGATGTTATTGTAACAATACACGGAAATACCAGAGCTCTTTTAAAAGGCGAAAGAACAGCATTAAACCTGTTGCAGAGACTATCTGGCATTGCAACAAAAACCAGGGGATATGCTGAAAAAATAAAGCATTTAAAGGCAAAAGTTGTAGATACGAGAAAGACAACTCCTGGACTCAGAATTGTTGAAAAGTATGCGGTAAGAGTGGGAGGCGGAACTAATCATAGATTTTGCCTATCCGATGGAGTATTAATAAAAGATAATCATATTAAAGCTGCCGGTGGTATAAAAAAAGCAATTGAACTTGTAAGAGATAAAATACCTCATACAATAAAGATAGAGGTAGAGACAGAGACTATTGAAGAAGTGTTAGAGGCAATAGATGGAAGAGCTGATATAATAATGTTAGACAATATGGGACTTGACATTATGAAAGAAGCTGTTAAAATAATAAATGGAAAAGCGATAGTCGAAGCGTCAGGAAATGTAAATTTAAATTCAATTGTTGATATAGCTGAAACAGGAGTAGATATTATCTCGGTAGGCAGCTTGACACACTCAGTAAATGCTTTTGATATTAGTATGAAAATAAGCTAA
- the nadB gene encoding L-aspartate oxidase, translating into MDNYRYLMDFDTDKIRKEYYDVIIIGSGIAGVYTALELPDKYKVVILTKETIDISNSVLAQGGIAVSLDKEDSPELHFKDTLYAGAGLCDENSVWVLVNEAAQNIESLCKFGVNFDKKKNRDELSLTREGAHSKNRIIHAGDTTGKEVCDKLISIVETRNNVKIKERTFAIDILTDKDVCKGVLTYDEDSSEYILYVSNVVINAAGGFGQLYSNTTNPEVATGDGVGLAYRAGAELMDMEFVQFHPTVLFHPENKSFLISEAVRGEGALLRNVRGERFMPQYHELNELAPRDIVSRAIFSEMKKTDSDYVYLDITFKDKNYLEERFPNIYKTCLTYGIDMSKDYIPVAPAEHYCMGGVKADVFGRTNISGFFACGEVACSGIHGANRLASNSLLEGLVFGHKISDEVNRVLGDRGAYDETFHLKYSMNRANKEIDKKQLKMNIQNIMTKYVGIIRDKEGMLKAKGIVDECYNSINEMVNISIEDFEIQNMVLLAKLVIEAAIEREESRGAHYRTDFQNTDDINWKRNIIKKKNLGNNK; encoded by the coding sequence TTGGATAATTACAGATACCTTATGGATTTTGATACCGATAAAATAAGAAAAGAGTATTATGACGTAATAATTATAGGAAGTGGAATTGCGGGAGTTTATACAGCTCTTGAGCTGCCGGATAAGTATAAGGTGGTCATACTTACAAAAGAGACTATAGATATCAGCAATTCAGTTTTAGCACAAGGTGGGATAGCAGTTTCTTTAGATAAGGAAGATTCCCCGGAATTGCATTTTAAAGACACGCTATATGCAGGTGCAGGTCTTTGTGACGAGAATAGTGTATGGGTTCTTGTAAATGAGGCAGCACAAAATATCGAGTCACTTTGTAAGTTTGGAGTCAACTTTGACAAGAAAAAAAATAGGGATGAATTGTCACTTACCAGGGAGGGTGCTCACAGTAAAAACAGAATTATTCATGCTGGAGATACTACAGGTAAAGAAGTTTGTGACAAATTGATTTCAATTGTTGAAACACGGAATAATGTTAAAATAAAAGAACGAACATTTGCAATAGATATTTTAACGGATAAGGATGTTTGTAAGGGTGTTTTGACATATGATGAAGATTCTTCAGAATATATTCTATATGTTTCAAATGTCGTAATAAATGCTGCCGGCGGATTCGGGCAGTTATATTCCAATACAACAAATCCAGAAGTTGCTACAGGAGATGGTGTTGGACTGGCATATAGAGCAGGGGCTGAACTTATGGATATGGAGTTTGTTCAGTTTCATCCAACAGTTTTATTTCACCCGGAAAACAAAAGTTTTTTAATCTCTGAAGCAGTTAGGGGCGAAGGAGCACTTTTAAGGAATGTAAGAGGCGAAAGGTTTATGCCTCAGTACCATGAGCTAAACGAGCTTGCACCTAGAGACATTGTGTCAAGAGCTATTTTTAGTGAAATGAAAAAGACCGATTCCGACTATGTTTATCTGGATATAACGTTTAAAGATAAAAATTATCTTGAAGAAAGATTTCCTAATATATATAAAACTTGTCTTACATATGGAATTGATATGTCAAAGGATTATATCCCTGTAGCACCAGCAGAGCATTACTGCATGGGTGGTGTAAAAGCGGATGTCTTTGGTCGTACCAATATATCAGGCTTTTTTGCATGCGGTGAAGTTGCTTGCAGTGGTATACACGGAGCTAACAGGTTGGCAAGTAATTCTTTACTTGAAGGGTTGGTTTTCGGACATAAAATCAGCGATGAAGTAAATAGAGTTTTGGGCGATAGAGGTGCCTACGATGAAACCTTTCATTTAAAGTATAGCATGAACCGTGCAAATAAAGAGATTGATAAAAAACAATTAAAGATGAACATACAAAATATAATGACAAAATATGTTGGCATTATAAGGGATAAAGAAGGTATGTTAAAGGCCAAAGGAATAGTTGATGAATGCTATAATTCAATAAATGAAATGGTTAATATAAGCATAGAAGATTTCGAAATTCAAAACATGGTATTGCTGGCTAAGCTAGTGATTGAGGCTGCTATTGAAAGGGAAGAGAGCAGAGGAGCTCATTATAGGACGGACTTCCAAAATACTGATGATATAAATTGGAAAAGAAATATTATAAAAAAGAAAAATTTAGGTAATAATAAATAA
- a CDS encoding Rpn family recombination-promoting nuclease/putative transposase: MILLYRLKAKNDFVFQRIFGRQENKEILISFLNAILMLEDENIIYDIDVMENTRLEKDRPDDKLGILDIRARTKTGTQINIEIQIVNQYNMDKRTLFYWSKLYTEQLNEGQPFIELKKTITINILDFEYIKVENYHSVFHLLEDCNKDYKLTDVLEIRFIELPKFRKIQPDMSKPLDRWLLFLEDSPKEVLDMAMKAEPAIEKAQKVLEYLGTNEEIRRYYDLREKAIHDEITRITGAREEGLQLGIQQGMQQQRFEAAKKMINDGLEDKLIEKYTGVSLSEIENLKKNM, translated from the coding sequence GTGATTTTATTGTACCGACTAAAAGCAAAAAATGATTTTGTATTTCAAAGGATATTTGGGAGACAAGAAAATAAAGAAATTCTTATAAGTTTCTTGAATGCTATATTAATGCTTGAAGATGAAAACATCATATATGATATAGATGTTATGGAAAATACAAGACTTGAAAAGGATAGACCGGATGATAAATTGGGGATACTTGATATTAGAGCACGGACAAAAACTGGAACACAAATAAATATCGAAATTCAGATTGTTAACCAATATAATATGGATAAAAGAACATTGTTTTATTGGTCAAAGCTTTATACTGAACAACTGAACGAGGGTCAACCATTTATCGAGTTGAAAAAGACAATAACTATTAATATTCTTGATTTTGAATATATTAAAGTAGAAAATTATCATAGTGTATTTCATTTGTTGGAGGATTGCAACAAGGATTATAAGCTAACAGATGTGCTTGAAATAAGATTTATTGAACTTCCTAAGTTTAGAAAAATACAACCGGATATGAGTAAACCACTGGATAGATGGCTGTTGTTTTTAGAGGATTCGCCTAAGGAGGTGTTAGATATGGCTATGAAAGCTGAGCCAGCTATAGAAAAGGCACAAAAGGTATTAGAATACCTTGGAACAAACGAGGAAATACGAAGGTATTATGATTTGAGGGAAAAGGCAATTCATGATGAAATAACCCGTATTACTGGTGCAAGAGAGGAAGGATTGCAGTTAGGAATACAGCAGGGAATGCAACAACAAAGGTTTGAGGCAGCGAAGAAGATGATTAATGATGGCTTAGAGGATAAGCTGATTGAAAAGTATACCGGGGTATCTCTAAGTGAAATAGAAAATTTGAAAAAGAATATGTGA
- a CDS encoding Fic family protein: protein MKYISVKEASEKWNISDRRVRVLCNEGRIEGAVKIGRNWSVPTDAIKPVDAREGIRKKYIGLEYDYSYIDSLKAAIDRHRPFSKTLADSLHEKLVVEWTYNSNAIEGNTLTLSETKVVLEGITIGGKSMVEHLETINHREAILFVEDLVSNKEALSEWNIKNIHALILKKIDDQNAGKYRTENVVISGAKHIPPKHYEIFDLMQKLISEYKNDWLDYHPVVRATLLHGEFVKIHPFIDGNGRTSRLLLNFELIKSGYTPIIIKNENRAKYYDVIDLAHTTMNYRPFVEFISELVVESERLWLSVLD from the coding sequence TTGAAATATATAAGTGTTAAAGAAGCCAGTGAAAAGTGGAATATCAGCGACCGAAGAGTTAGAGTACTTTGTAATGAAGGAAGAATTGAGGGAGCGGTTAAAATCGGTCGAAACTGGTCTGTTCCTACGGATGCTATTAAACCGGTTGATGCAAGGGAAGGAATTAGAAAAAAATATATTGGTTTGGAATATGATTATAGTTATATTGATTCACTTAAGGCAGCCATAGATAGGCATCGGCCTTTTTCAAAGACACTTGCAGATTCTCTTCATGAAAAATTGGTAGTCGAATGGACATATAATAGCAATGCGATTGAAGGGAATACACTGACTTTGTCAGAAACGAAGGTTGTACTTGAGGGAATTACAATTGGCGGCAAAAGCATGGTTGAACATTTGGAAACCATAAATCATCGTGAAGCAATCCTATTTGTCGAGGATTTAGTTTCAAACAAAGAAGCGCTTTCTGAATGGAACATCAAAAATATACATGCGCTGATTCTGAAAAAAATAGATGATCAGAATGCTGGAAAATACCGAACAGAAAATGTGGTCATTAGCGGCGCAAAACATATACCGCCTAAGCATTATGAAATATTTGATTTGATGCAAAAGCTCATTTCAGAATATAAGAACGATTGGCTTGATTATCATCCAGTTGTAAGGGCAACATTATTACATGGAGAGTTCGTGAAAATCCACCCGTTTATAGACGGCAATGGCAGGACATCACGGCTACTGTTAAATTTTGAGTTGATAAAAAGTGGGTACACACCAATTATCATAAAGAACGAGAACCGTGCAAAATATTATGATGTTATAGATTTAGCTCATACAACAATGAATTATAGACCATTTGTAGAGTTTATATCAGAATTGGTTGTGGAATCTGAGAGACTTTGGTTGTCAGTACTGGATTAG